In one Rhizobium leguminosarum genomic region, the following are encoded:
- a CDS encoding NADH-quinone oxidoreductase subunit I — MSRAQDKVGRWIGWAFFADLANGLALTFGYMFSKPVTMQYPDKEKWLPYSRYRGHHFLTRDEEGEIKCVACELCARICPCDCIEVVPYEDEKGNRHPAKFEIDTARCLFCGLCEDACPADAIALGQQYEFSSFPSADLVIGRDDLLAKPGKAATGGGVVTARLNTKKDVLVETKVTQGYNWWRNIRKT; from the coding sequence ATGTCGCGCGCACAGGACAAAGTTGGAAGATGGATTGGCTGGGCGTTCTTCGCCGATCTGGCGAACGGCTTGGCTCTGACTTTCGGCTACATGTTCTCTAAGCCGGTCACCATGCAGTATCCGGACAAGGAAAAGTGGTTGCCCTATTCCCGCTATCGCGGGCACCACTTCCTGACGCGTGATGAAGAGGGTGAGATCAAATGCGTGGCCTGCGAACTCTGCGCGCGGATCTGTCCCTGCGACTGCATTGAAGTCGTCCCCTACGAGGACGAGAAGGGCAACCGGCACCCGGCCAAGTTCGAGATCGACACGGCCCGCTGCCTGTTCTGCGGCCTGTGCGAGGACGCTTGCCCGGCGGATGCAATCGCGCTTGGCCAGCAGTACGAATTCTCGAGTTTTCCTTCAGCCGACCTGGTGATCGGACGAGACGATCTGCTCGCGAAGCCTGGGAAGGCGGCAACCGGCGGCGGCGTGGTTACCGCGCGCCTGAATACGAAGAAGGACGTGCTCGTCGAAACGAAAGTGACGCAAGGCTACAACTGGTGGCGGAATATCCGCAAAACGTGA